From Solanum lycopersicum chromosome 8, SLM_r2.1, the proteins below share one genomic window:
- the LOC104648675 gene encoding uncharacterized protein: MPLSCFASQVLLTGLCRSKLADHPCFTRSKGPKDSFPRPNSYKGNTVMGDNNDEVSLTNVVVAHPTVAEQNELIAQRMQQIAEMRVEMQQRQDTPPPGFGPNFVDARPPISTPPKRTTFQVPIPSEHEVHGSELDHYEEQEREWKAREEAKIDTKEEIKRSMKELQCVLDVAELSYAELCIHPDLNLPEGFKIPKFDTFGGVGNPKAHLRAYCDQLVGVGKDETLLMRLFSRSLCGEALEWIVPNQYSLEKIKQKSTESYRKFAYRWRKEAARVRPSMIEKEIIEVFVRVQEPEYYDRIILLIGAKFAEIVKVGETIEDILKSGKIARVSASPGSFGLMRKKREEVAAVFYGGRKTPRNSSCPQDCSNPPPKSHQTYRPQSNHSNNYNTAPIYPDAQILSIMLPIVPMYNYRAPSHTYQVQAPAYQNPLPNYQAPVPNYQTNPYPRTQAPRPNARNYQQVPPPQQSGYDPSCPRFEKRPLRNFTALAESRTKLFERLSAAGYIHSVGPKPMDVNSKFYKPEQRCAYHCNSVGLDTEECINFKHKIQDLIDQEVVSLQPATPNVNTNPLPNHGAGKINMIKTDEDECEIKRITPVAQEDLEKAAASLSVKEKREFVILTPTKDVALVP, encoded by the exons atgcctttgagttgttttgcTTCACAGGTACTTCTAACTGGTTTGTGTCGATcaaagctggcagatcatcctTGCTTCACCAGATCGAAAGGTCCTAAAGATTCCTTCCCCAGACCAAACTCATACAAAGGAAATACAGTCATGGGAGACAATAACGACGAAGTTAGTCTCACAAATGTTGTGGTGGCTCATCCCACCGTGGCGGAACAAAATGAACTAATCGCGCAACGGATGCAACAGATAGCCGAGATGAGAGTCGAAATGCAGCAGAGGCAGGATACCCCTCCACCCGGATTTGGACCTAATTTTGTTGATGCAAGACCTCCGAT CTCCACCCCTCCCAAAAGAACCACCTTCCAAGTTCCCATTCCTTCCGAGCATGAGGTGCACGGTTCCGAGTTGGACCACTACGAGGAACAGGAGAGAGAATGGAAGGCAAGAGAAGAGGCAAAGATCGACACAAAGGAGGAGATCAAAAGGTCTATGAAAGAGTTGCAATGCGTTCTAGACGTCGCCGAATTGAGTTATGCAGAATTGTGTATCCACCCAGACTTGAACCTTCCTGAAGGGTTCAAAATCCCAAAGTTTGATACCTTCGGAGGGGTAGGCAACCCCAAGGCACATTTGAGAGCTTACTGCGACCagctcgtgggagttggcaaagatGAGACTTTATTGATGAGGCTTTTCAGCCGAAGTTTGTGCGGTGAGGCCCTAGAATGG ATAGTCCCTAATCAGTATTCTTTAGagaaaataaagcaaaaatCGACGGAAAGCTATCGGAAATTTGCCTACAGATGGAGAAAAGAAGCAGCAAGGGTGAGGCCTTCAATGATTGAAAAAGAGATTATAGAAGTGTTTGTGCGGGTGCAAGAGCCCGAATACTATGACAGAATCATTTTGTTAATCGGAGCCAAATTCGCCGAGATAGTCAAAGTTGGCGAGACTATCGAAGACATTCTGAAGTCGGGGAAGATAGCCCGAGTATCCGCGTCGCCTGGATCTTTCGGATTGATGAGGAAGAAGAGAGAGGAAGTTGCCGCTGTTTTTTATGGGGGAAGAAAAACTCCCCGAAACTCATCGTGTCCTCAAGATTGCTCCAATCCTCCACCAAAATCTCATCAAACCTATCGCCCACAATCCAATCATTCCAACAACTACAATACTGCCCCCATCTATCCAGATGCTCAAATTTTGTC AATAATGCTCCCAATTGTGCCAATGTACAACTACCGAGCACCCTCCCACACAtatcaagtccaagctccaGCATATCAAAATCCCCTCCCGAATTACCAAGCTCCTGTTCCAAATTACCAGACAAACCCCTACCCTAGAACCCAAGCTCCTCGCCCAAATGCCCGCAATTATCAACAGGTTCCTCCCCCTCAGCAAAGCGGGTATGATCCTTCTTGTCCCAGGTTCGAAAAAAGGCCTTTGAGGAACTTTACTGCACTGGCTGAAAGTCGGACCAAGCTATTCGAAAGACTATCCGCGGCCGGATACATCCACTCTGTGGGGCCCAAGCCCATGGATGTCAACTCTAAGTTCTACAAACCGGAGCaaagatgtgcttatcattgcAACAGTGTTGGACTCGACACCGAAGAATGTATCAATTTTAAGCACAAGATCCAGGATCTGATCGACCAGGAGGTAGTCTCCCTCCAACCGGCTACGCCAAACGTCAACACAAATCCGTTGCCGAATCATGGGGCTGGcaaaattaatatgataaagaCGGATGAAGACGAGTGTGAAATCAAGAGGATTACTCCTGTTGCGCAGGAAGACTTGGAAAAGGCTGCCGCTTCTTTAAGCgtcaaagaaaaaagagagttcGTTATTCTGACACCTACAAAGGATGTTGCCTTGGTGCCCTAA